Proteins from one Limanda limanda chromosome 4, fLimLim1.1, whole genome shotgun sequence genomic window:
- the trib3 gene encoding tribbles homolog 3, translating into MSMSVATARSQMCLKRLLDEPQDNFLKCKRQRLAPPPLAPGLSPCVSPRIHAPKSGQSDSPSRVGSYFLFERCEGEETYRAVHEHTQQQYTCQVRPLRGYQEQLAAYARIGHHDNICGLQDVVIGQDKVYIFLPGHHGDMHAHVRSRKRLGEEEAGLLFGQMLNAVMHCHRHGVVLRDLKLRRFVFTDRFRTRLALLGLDDCVVLHANDNDDSLTDRHGCPAYVGPELLTNGKGSYSGRAADVWSLGVSLYTMLIGRYPFQDTQPAALFAKIRLGSFSVPAWLSPRAKCLIGCMLRKSPEERLEASELLMHPWLTNPVTPHHSVHKTQLASHTQNKQTEDDDQVVPTWTQKH; encoded by the exons ATGAGCATGAGCGTGGCCACAGCCCGATCCCAAATGTGTCTGAAGAGGTTATTGGACGAGCCTCAGGACAATTTTCTGAAATGCAAACGACAACgcctggccccgccccctctggCGCCCGGTCTGTCGCCCTGCGTGAGTCCCAGGATCCACGCCCCCAAGTCAGGCCAAAGCGACTCTCCATCCAGGGTCGGCTCGTACTTCCTGTTTGAACGCTGTGAGGGGGAGGAGACTTACAGGGCCGTGCACGAGCACACGCAACAGCAGTACACTtgccag GTACGTCCTCTGCGTGGCTACCAGGAGCAGCTGGCTGCTTACGCTCGCATTGGTCACCACGACAACATCTGCGGCCTGCAGGACGTGGTGATTGGCCAGGACAAAGTGTACATCTTCCTTCCCGGTCACCATGGCGACATGCACGCGCATGTCCGAAGCAGGAAGCGCCTGGgcgaggaggaggcggggcttctCTTCGGCCAGATGCTAAACGCGGTGATGCACTGCCATCGCCACGGGGTCGTGCTGAGAGACCTGAAGCTGCGCAGGTTCGTCTTCACCGACAGATTCAG gactcGCCTCGCCCTGCTCGGCCTTGACGACTGTGTCGTTCTTCACGCCAACGATAACGACGACTCCCTGACGGACAGACACGGCTGTCCTGCTTACGTCGGCCCCgagctgctgaccaatgggaaGGGGTCTTACTCTGGACGCGCCGCAGACGTCTGGAGCCTGGGCGTGTCTCTGTACACCATGCTGATTGGACGGTACCCGTTTCAGGACACGCAGCCCGCCGCGCTCTTCGCCAAGATCCGCCTCGGCAGCTTCAGCGTGCCGGCCTGGCTGTCGCCTCGGGCCAAGTGTCTGATCGGCTGCATGCTGAGGAAGTCGCCCGAGGAGAGGCTGGAGGCGTCGGAGCTGCTGATGCACCCGTGGCTGACCAATCCCGTCACGCCACATCACAGCGTTCACAAGACGCAGCtcgcctcacacacacagaacaaacaaacagaggacgATGACCAGGTGGTCCCGACATGGACCcaaaaacactaa